The sequence GATGAATGAACCACAATTAACAAACCATGAAATACGGCGACTAATACTGAATCGCAGGAATTTAACGACCCGGCTTGGTAGCTGCTGATCGGATTTTAGCTATCGTCAGTCCGGACCAGACTGCTTTAGTTTGGGTCAGGATACTGTCTGTTTTCCAAGCAGTTGGGGCAACTTTGCCAATGCATCGTATTCCTCATCGCTAAACAGCCTTGATCGCGTCAAAAAGCGACGTCCTGATCCGTTGTCTAGTGAGAACATGCCACCGTTGCCATTGACAACGTCAATGATTAATTGCGTATGTTTCCAGTATTCGAATTGCTCGGCGCCGATATAAAACGGTTCACCATCCAGTTCACCCAAATACACATCTCCGTCGCCAACCTGAAAATCGTCTCGGGCGTAACACATGGGGGCACTGCCATCGCAGCAGCCGCCGGATTGAAAAAACATTAGCGCACCATGTCTTTTTCTTAGCGTTTGTAGCAATTCTAGCGTCGCTTCAGTCGCAACGACTCGGGCGGGGGTAGTTGACATAAGAAAGGCCTTTCGTGAAAAATAGGACTTACGCAAATCCGCACCAGCGGCGCTATGCTTCACAATTTTATAATGCGGCATAAGCTTCGTAAAATAGGGGC is a genomic window of Glaciimonas sp. CA11.2 containing:
- a CDS encoding DUF779 domain-containing protein, which produces MSTTPARVVATEATLELLQTLRKRHGALMFFQSGGCCDGSAPMCYARDDFQVGDGDVYLGELDGEPFYIGAEQFEYWKHTQLIIDVVNGNGGMFSLDNGSGRRFLTRSRLFSDEEYDALAKLPQLLGKQTVS